The Hevea brasiliensis isolate MT/VB/25A 57/8 chromosome 9, ASM3005281v1, whole genome shotgun sequence nucleotide sequence GTTAAAATCCTTTCATGTATTTTCCATATTGCTATGTATTGGGGGAAAAACAATAGCTAAATTTAATGGAGTACAGGATTTGGGTCTATACTTCAACTGCGTTTAAAGTTCTAAACCATTTGAAGAGACCAGCTAAATTTTGCCgcgttttataattttttcaatttaaaaaaaaaatcctgcaaCTCAGGCAATTACGAATTGGAAATTTTTGTTTCTCCCACGGAAGATTATGTGCAGATGGTTTAGAAATTTAAACGTTATATTTTTTTCGGCAAGAACTCTTTCTCTTCCTATTTACAAAAAACAACTACCCATCCTCCTAGTGCTTCTTAGCATCAAATAAACGAGCTCTGTCACTTCACAACTTTCAACTCTTTTTGAATGATTATAAACACACCACAAGCAAATCCAAGGTGGCCCAGCCataaaatccaaacaattatgaGCAAGTCTTCTACCAATTCTATCCATTGCCAACCCAAATTAGTTCAAAAGCTAATCACTGTTGAAGATTCATCGAGTCCTTGTCAATTTCCCATATCGATCTCTCTTCAAAACCTCCAATCTTTCAGAACTTAGAAGAGAAAAATCACAAAGCCCAAAGAAAACATTGAAAACAAACAAGGTTCTATGTTGTTCATCAATCATTACTAGTTAAAGTAATGATCTGTCCACCAAACTGAAACAGAAATTTTGGTGATTAAACGTCAATTGAACCACCAGATAACCGAAATTGAccccaaaaaaaaataaaaaataaaaaacaagaaGTGGATAGATGATGCGCCTCATATAGTCTCCAAGCATAGAGTATTCATCCTTCAGATCTCCAAAACACCAACTTTGAAGCTGAACTGCACCAAGTTGTCCCTATGCACCACCCTATATGGTCTCCAGGGCTTGAAGTATATCAGCCTTCAAATCATCAAAGTCTTCAACTCCAAAGCTAAACCGAACCAAGTTATCTTTAATCCCATACTTTTCCCTCTCCGATTGGGCAAGATCCCTGCAGCAAAATGCAGATGATGAAAAATAATTGGCTAGAAAACACCATCAAGGTTACATGCCATCTCTGGCACAAATACTTCAAACACTCACCAGACTGTACATGTCACACTTCCAAGTGTACACAAATACTAGCTAACATCACAGTTCTGCAACACTCCATTTTTTTATTCACGTGTTGCTTCTTTCATCTCAACATGCAGCACTATAAATGTAATAACTTGTACGATAACTTGATTGGGGCTATACAACAGAATCtaataaatcataatttcttaaagAGTACAAAAGCTCAATGTTATAACTGTTGTTGCATTTAAAAAACATTATACAAGATGAATATACAAGTAAATCTACGTTCAATTGTTACAACACATTGTGGCCAACATTTTTAAGGTTTTAAGACGGTAGCACATTTGCAACTTCTTATGCATGTTGTCCATGATTCTTATGATTAGCTAGTTTGAACACAAATTTGCCCCTTTAAAATTGCAAGCAATAGACCCTTATGAGGAGTCCACTTGGACTAAAGACAGATACACAGAGACCAGAGTGGGTAAAATCATAATTGAAGACAGCATTTAAGTATGGAGTAGAGGTAAAACTACATACCAATAAGACATTATAGCTGGCTGATCCACAATGCTTTCACAGCCACCAAAAGATGGGGCAATATATGGGATTTTCAATGAGTCCACAAATTTTACGGTGGTCATCAAGTCTCCATCAATCTGCTCCATAAACAGATACGAGCTTCAATATTTTACGCGAAATAAGTAAAGATACAACACAGCACACTGAAGTCGAAAATTCTCACCTCAAAACTCACCACACCACCAAAGCCAGTCATTTGCCGTTTGGCAATGTGATGTTCAGGATGACTAGGCAAGCCTGGATAATAAACACGCTTCACCTGCAAATATCATTATTAGAATTTTAAGTTTAAGGACAAAATAACTTAATGTCACAAAGAAGCCTATGATTTATCCCAAAAAAATCATGTGGTCTGAAATATGTTCAAATTCCAACTGCCAACCATCATGGGATACGAGAACAGTAATCAAGCAAGTTTGTTGCAGAAAGCAAGCAGTCGGCATTACTACAGAGATGAACAATTTACTTCACAATTTCTATTAGCTTGCCTGACAGAACAAGTCTAGTTTTACGTTTCAAAGGTAAAGTCAAGCTTCATATAATCTATAAAACAGTCTCACTGCATTAGAAAAGCAGAAAATTAGTGAAAATATGCACTTCATTGCTACCATTCTTAACAGTTTTAACATTGATCATCCCCACACTCATTGGAAACAACAAATGCCAACAATTTCTTTATCAAGTGAAAATTTACAGAATATTACACACCTTAGGATGAGCCTCTAAAAGTTCGGCCATCCTCAGTGCTGTTGAATTCTGTTGCTGTACACGAAGATGTAATGTCTTCATGCCTCGGATGATCAGATAAGCAGCATTCTGTTATTGGAGGAAAAAAAGTAAGTATAACTACATGCTATTTTCAGTAAGAGAATTGAgtgcaaaactcaaattttatgcCGGCAATCATGCAAATATCTTGCTAAAAACACCAACATAGATATCATTCTAGAGCTAACACTGAACGTCCAAACTCCAAACAACGATATATCAATTTAAAAGCCCTGAAACTCGATAACGACATCGATAGCAATTGCTAATGCAAGGATATAGAGAAATTTGGAGAATACTTATAATCCAGAAGCTCAATTAATCAAGAAAACTCACCGGGTTGAGAGTACCACCCAAAATATGATGCAAATTACGAATTTCTGAAACTAACTTTGTGGAACCACTTATGCATCCTGCAAGCACCTGGAATAGGTACTTGGGTTAAATGAACTTTGTTGAACCACTAACTTGTGGAAAAATCtttcaaccaaaaaaaaaaatctcaaactcACATCATTATGGCCACCAATGAACTTTGTTGCAGAGTGCAGAATAAGATCAGCTCCAAGAGTGAGGGCCTTCTGATTAAGAGGGGTTGCAAAGGTACCATCTATGCAAACTAATGCTCCGTTTCTGTGGCAGAGCTCTGACACCAACTCAATGTCAACACATCTGAATAATGGATTGGTAGGTGACTCAGTAAAGAAAAGAGAAACCTGCATGGAATTACAATCAGTCAATGCAGGAAAATGTGTCATTAACTTTTAGAAGCGCACTAAACTACTGACATTGTTCTTTTCAAGTGCAGATTCAAGAGCTTCCATATCTGCAGGGTCAATCACAGTGGCCTGCATAATCAATAATGATCAAAATCATAAACAGGAATTTAAAATAAATCCATAATGCCAAATATTAAGAGAAGAAAGGTGCTCTGCCAAGAGCACACAGATTTTGATTCCAGATTTTAAGAATAAGGCAAGAAATTTACTTGAAATGCATAGAAGATGAATCATTGCATCTACATATTAATAGCTTAACTGCTTAAGATAGAGCCACAAATGCAGTAAAAAAAATTTCAACATTTGAGCATATTTCCTTTTTTTCCTCCCCATTATAGACATTATTcagaagaaaataagaaaaacattacTCAAAAAATAACAGAAAAAGACAGGGAAAAAGCTACTAAATGTATCTCTTCACCCTTAGCAAGTCAAAACCAATGCTAGACATCATTAAAAATActatagttatttgatcaaaacaTTCAGGATTCACACAacttcttaaaaaaataaaggcAACTAACACAATCATTTCCATTGCACAGGAATCAAAGATATAAAAGAACATGTCTGCAATCAGAGGATGCAAGCATTAGCAAGTGAAAGAATAAAAGGAGAGGAACCAATACAGTGATCCCCATTTTAGGAAGAATGGTCTCTATGAATATCCTTGTCTTTCTATAGCAATCTGTGGTTGTCACAAGATGCCCACCAGCTGGAACCAATGCCATCAGCATGACTGTACTAGCACACATCCCAGATGCCATAATCAAAGTTGATTCAGCCCCCTCAAGCGCACTGATTTAAAGAGAAAAGCAGCATGCttttattaattattgaaccATAAAGGTAGGGAAGATCATGTTCACGCTAGAGTTAAGACAAACCTTATCTTCTCTTCAGCAACCACTGTTGTTGGATTTCCATAGCGACCATATTCAAAACTAGCACGGCGTTTCTCCTGCAACAAGGATCACATATATATAAAACGATGCATTGGTATAGTTATTTTAAATCTTGAAGACAGGAGTGAAGAAGCCTACTCCTCCAAAGAATACATAAAATGTGCTTAATATCAGATAAATGATTGTGACGA carries:
- the LOC110663835 gene encoding cystathionine gamma-synthase 1, chloroplastic produces the protein MAVSSCPCPNYSAAAAAFSPSFGCRSDPSGTDQPSHGRFSCRVNSVRHGTASFLGGGMQSLILKFPPNFMRQLSTKARRNCSNIGVAQVVAASWSNNSATGIPSAAANATAAAAATIPAAEPVELIDGDEVAVVEGPEENELVQLEDLTNDLTYSSFLSSDGSLAIHAGERLGRGIVTDAITTPVVNTSAYFFKKTSELIDFKEKRRASFEYGRYGNPTTVVAEEKISALEGAESTLIMASGMCASTVMLMALVPAGGHLVTTTDCYRKTRIFIETILPKMGITATVIDPADMEALESALEKNNVSLFFTESPTNPLFRCVDIELVSELCHRNGALVCIDGTFATPLNQKALTLGADLILHSATKFIGGHNDVLAGCISGSTKLVSEIRNLHHILGGTLNPNAAYLIIRGMKTLHLRVQQQNSTALRMAELLEAHPKVKRVYYPGLPSHPEHHIAKRQMTGFGGVVSFEIDGDLMTTVKFVDSLKIPYIAPSFGGCESIVDQPAIMSYWDLAQSEREKYGIKDNLVRFSFGVEDFDDLKADILQALETI